One genomic segment of Vulpes vulpes isolate BD-2025 chromosome 2, VulVul3, whole genome shotgun sequence includes these proteins:
- the LOC112910796 gene encoding uncharacterized protein, protein MTNSCCSSCCQPTCCRTTCCRTTCCKPTCCVSSCCQPSCCGSSGCGSSCCQPCCCRPTCCQTTCCRTTCCKPTCCVSSCCQPSCCGSSGCGSSCCQPCCCRPTCCQTTCCRTTCCKTTCCKPTCCVSSCCQPSCCGSSGCGSSCCQPCCCRPTCCQTTCCRTTCYKPTCCVSSCCQPCCRPSCCCTPCSQPACCTPVICRRTCYQPTCCCLPGCLAQGCGSSCC, encoded by the coding sequence ATGACCAACTCGTGTTGCTCCTCTTGCTGCCAGCCTACGTGCTGCAGGACCACCTGCTGCAGGACCACCTGCTGCAAGCCCAcatgctgtgtgtccagctgctgccagcccagctgctgtgggTCCAGTGGCTGcgggtccagctgctgccagccttgcTGCTGCCGCCCAACGTGCTGTCAGACCACCTGCTGTAGGACCACCTGCTGCAAGCCCAcatgctgtgtgtccagctgctgccagcccagctgctgtgggTCCAGTGGCTGcgggtccagctgctgccagccttgcTGCTGCCGCCCAACGTGCTGTCAGACCACCTGCTGTAGGACCACCTGCTGCAAGACCACCTGCTGCAAGCCCAcatgctgtgtgtccagctgctgccagcccagctgctgtgggTCCAGTGGCTGcgggtccagctgctgccagccttgcTGCTGCCGCCCAACTTGCTGTCAAACCACCTGCTGTAGGACCACCTGCTACAAGCCCAcatgctgtgtgtccagctgctgccagccttgcTGCCGCCCCAGTTGCTGCTGCACACCCTGCTCCCAGCCAGCTTGCTGCACCCCCGTAATCTGCAGGAGAACCTGCTACCAGCCCACCTGCTGCTGCCTGCCTGGGTGCCTGGCCCAAGGCTGTGGATCCAGCTGCTGTTAG